The Gemmatimonadaceae bacterium genome includes a window with the following:
- a CDS encoding FAD-binding oxidoreductase → MSISAPPGFRGTFRTDDAARAVYGEAAGITRCWPAAVAVPADERDLQTLVGWAHRDGMAIIPRGSGSGMAGGAVGEGVAVDLSRFRTMGDVDQQTRTVRVGAGVLRGEVDRAARAVGLRFPVDPSSGEFCTVGGMAATNAAGAQTMRHGPMRPWVQALRCVFDDSSAAELRRGVTAPREVAGIDRFMRDAHDAIVRRERVTPSVHRGVLKDSSGYATAEYASSGEFVDLLVGSEGTLALFTELELRLEPTPAASASLLGEFRSLDAAVRAAAEARQLGASACELLDRTFLEVAGSGGTPLPVVPGVEGVLLVKLEGESTRDVGARARAIEQAFRRIGAAGVTLALDPNAEHEMWELRHAVSPILSRLDPSLKSMQFVEDAAVPPEHLADYVRGVRAVLERHKVKGVIFGHAGDAHIHVNPLIDVSQRDWRTKLDGILDSVVALTASLGGTLTGEHGDGRLRTPLLARVWTDAARERFALVKRCFDPAGILNPGVKVPLPGQQPLKDVKYDPALPPLPTAAASALETVERDRGYGEYRLALLEAPVES, encoded by the coding sequence GTGAGCATTTCTGCGCCTCCAGGATTTCGCGGTACCTTTCGCACCGACGACGCGGCTCGCGCCGTGTATGGAGAGGCGGCGGGCATCACCCGCTGCTGGCCGGCCGCCGTCGCCGTTCCCGCCGATGAGCGGGATCTGCAGACGCTCGTCGGTTGGGCCCATCGGGACGGCATGGCGATCATCCCCCGCGGATCGGGGAGCGGGATGGCTGGGGGCGCCGTGGGTGAGGGCGTCGCCGTGGACCTGAGCCGGTTCCGCACGATGGGCGACGTGGACCAGCAGACGCGCACGGTGCGCGTGGGCGCCGGTGTGCTGCGCGGCGAAGTGGACCGCGCGGCGCGCGCTGTAGGACTTCGCTTTCCCGTGGACCCGTCGAGCGGAGAGTTCTGCACCGTGGGCGGGATGGCGGCCACCAACGCCGCCGGCGCGCAGACCATGCGCCACGGCCCGATGCGTCCTTGGGTGCAGGCGCTGCGCTGCGTGTTCGACGACAGCTCGGCCGCCGAACTCCGCCGGGGCGTCACCGCCCCGCGGGAAGTCGCGGGGATCGACCGGTTCATGCGCGACGCGCACGACGCGATTGTGCGGCGGGAGCGCGTCACGCCCTCGGTGCATCGCGGTGTGCTCAAGGACTCGTCGGGATACGCCACGGCGGAATACGCCTCGAGCGGTGAATTCGTAGACCTGCTCGTGGGCAGCGAGGGCACCCTGGCGCTGTTCACGGAACTTGAGTTGCGGCTGGAGCCTACGCCGGCGGCGAGCGCCAGCTTGCTCGGTGAGTTCCGATCGCTCGACGCCGCCGTGCGCGCCGCCGCCGAGGCGCGCCAGCTCGGCGCCAGCGCCTGCGAGCTGCTGGACCGCACCTTCCTGGAGGTCGCCGGCTCGGGGGGCACGCCGCTCCCCGTGGTGCCGGGGGTCGAGGGAGTGCTGCTGGTCAAGTTGGAGGGTGAGTCAACACGTGATGTCGGTGCCCGGGCCCGGGCCATTGAGCAGGCATTCCGGCGCATCGGTGCCGCGGGTGTCACGCTGGCCCTCGACCCCAATGCGGAGCACGAGATGTGGGAACTGCGGCACGCCGTGAGCCCCATCCTTTCCCGCCTCGACCCGTCGCTCAAGTCTATGCAATTCGTCGAGGACGCCGCCGTCCCGCCGGAACACCTGGCCGATTACGTGCGGGGCGTGCGCGCCGTGCTCGAGCGGCACAAGGTCAAGGGAGTGATCTTCGGCCACGCCGGCGACGCCCACATTCACGTCAATCCTCTCATCGACGTAAGCCAGCGGGATTGGCGCACCAAGCTCGACGGAATCCTGGACAGCGTCGTGGCGCTCACTGCGTCGCTCGGAGGTACGCTGACCGGCGAGCACGGCGACGGCCGCCTACGGACCCCGCTCCTCGCGCGCGTGTGGACCGACGCCGCCCGCGAACGGTTCGCCCTGGTCAAGCGCTGTTTCGACCCCGCCGGCATTCTGAACCCCGGCGTGAAGGTGCCGCTGCCCGGCCAGCAGCCGCTGAAGGACGTGAAGTACGATCCCGCACTCCCGCCCCTTCCGACTGCCGCGGCCAGCGCGCTCGAGACGGTGGAACGCGATCGCGGGTATGGGGAATACCGACTTGCCTTGCTGGAGGCACCCGTAGAATCTTGA
- a CDS encoding RNA polymerase sigma factor, which produces MKTTETTAPDIDQDGSDQLIIQQVLAGKRDAFRLLITRYSDPLYRHALCMTGSPDVAEDILQLSFIKAYQHLSEVRGRFDAWMFRIVANGCKDWLKNIRRSHLSYEEDDQPSQHATPEEELDRTELRSDLDRALTSLPASLREAFIMKHVEGRSYEEMADLLGTTVGALKMRVHRAREALQALLEEKYA; this is translated from the coding sequence GTGAAGACGACGGAAACTACCGCCCCAGACATCGATCAGGATGGTTCTGATCAACTGATCATCCAGCAGGTGCTCGCGGGAAAGCGAGACGCGTTCCGGCTGCTGATCACCCGCTACAGCGATCCGCTGTATCGGCACGCGCTGTGCATGACGGGGAGTCCGGATGTCGCGGAAGACATCCTGCAGCTCTCCTTCATCAAGGCCTATCAGCACCTGTCGGAGGTGCGGGGCCGGTTCGACGCGTGGATGTTCCGGATCGTCGCGAATGGCTGCAAGGATTGGCTGAAGAATATTCGACGGTCGCACTTGAGCTACGAGGAGGATGATCAGCCCTCGCAGCACGCGACCCCCGAAGAGGAGTTGGACCGGACGGAATTGCGTTCGGATCTGGATCGGGCCCTGACGTCGCTACCCGCATCGCTGCGGGAAGCATTCATCATGAAGCACGTGGAAGGGCGCTCGTACGAAGAGATGGCGGATCTGCTGGGCACTACGGTCGGGGCGTTGAAGATGCGCGTGCACCGCGCACGCGAGGCGCTCCAGGCTCTACTCGAGGAGAAGTACGCCTGA
- a CDS encoding SgcJ/EcaC family oxidoreductase gives MFRTRHLLLLLVLVVVAWFTLQRAATPRPEPVDSVQIQRQVLAVLVHGAKAWNAGDLDDFVSDYLPDSETTFITKTGVLHGIAAIRSVYAARFAPGAQRDSLHFQGVEVDVLGPDLVNTIAWYVLMRGDSVTARGPTSLVMRRVSGRWRIIHDHSS, from the coding sequence ATGTTTCGCACACGTCACCTGCTGCTCCTGCTCGTGCTCGTCGTCGTGGCATGGTTCACGCTCCAACGGGCCGCGACGCCGCGCCCCGAACCGGTCGACTCCGTGCAGATTCAGCGCCAGGTCCTGGCCGTACTCGTCCACGGGGCCAAGGCGTGGAATGCCGGCGATCTCGACGATTTCGTGTCGGACTATCTCCCCGACTCGGAAACGACGTTCATCACCAAGACGGGCGTCCTCCATGGCATTGCGGCGATCAGAAGTGTCTACGCCGCTCGCTTCGCTCCCGGCGCGCAGCGCGATTCGCTGCACTTTCAGGGCGTCGAAGTGGACGTACTCGGCCCGGACCTGGTGAACACGATTGCCTGGTACGTGCTCATGCGCGGCGACTCGGTCACGGCCCGAGGCCCGACATCCCTGGTCATGCGGCGCGTGAGCGGCCGTTGGCGGATCATCCACGACCATTCGAGTTGA
- the thyX gene encoding FAD-dependent thymidylate synthase: MPAPEFFTEPRVTVLARPDFAEPSHLLVEWQGESTDGERLAEFAGRLCYMSQHNPAKRATREYLENIKKQGHGSVLEHANYSLLLEGVSRSLTHELVRHRAGFAYSQLSQRYVDESHAAFVVPPAILGDQALEAAWRAQIESAQAAYVALVEQLMERYSWVADRVHRRKMAREAARGVLPNSTETKIVVTGNARAWRTMLELRSSEGAEMEIRRAALAVLRVLRAEAPGFFSDFEVYMAEDRREAARISYHKV; encoded by the coding sequence ATGCCCGCCCCCGAGTTCTTCACCGAGCCCCGCGTCACCGTCCTGGCGCGCCCTGACTTTGCCGAGCCTTCGCACCTGCTCGTCGAATGGCAGGGGGAGAGCACCGACGGAGAGCGACTGGCCGAGTTCGCCGGGCGGCTCTGCTATATGAGTCAGCACAACCCGGCCAAGCGCGCCACGCGCGAATACCTGGAGAACATCAAGAAGCAGGGGCACGGCAGCGTATTGGAGCACGCCAACTATTCGCTGCTGCTCGAGGGCGTGAGCCGGTCACTCACCCACGAACTGGTCCGCCATCGGGCGGGTTTCGCGTACTCACAGCTCTCGCAGCGCTATGTGGACGAGTCCCACGCCGCCTTCGTCGTGCCACCCGCCATTCTCGGCGACCAGGCGCTCGAGGCGGCGTGGCGCGCCCAGATCGAGTCGGCCCAGGCCGCCTATGTGGCACTCGTGGAGCAGCTGATGGAGCGCTACTCCTGGGTAGCCGACCGGGTCCATCGGCGGAAGATGGCCCGTGAGGCAGCGCGTGGCGTACTCCCCAACTCCACCGAAACCAAGATCGTGGTCACCGGCAACGCGCGCGCCTGGCGGACGATGCTCGAACTGCGGTCGAGCGAGGGAGCGGAGATGGAGATCCGCCGCGCCGCGCTGGCGGTCCTTCGGGTGCTGCGAGCCGAAGCGCCGGGGTTCTTCTCGGATTTCGAGGTCTACATGGCGGAGGACCGCCGCGAGGCCGCGCGCATCTCTTACCACAAAGTGTGA
- a CDS encoding zinc ribbon domain-containing protein, with translation MDAIDRMFTVLVQAVRDAQPRYLGQPFEVAELYQTLLPYRHFRRELALDTNEDYELTLMQLLSGVRGYLIVDDRMRDALERELKSPNPDPGAFRQFADAQVALSPVALQRQGHTPETGLEPAQGGGSGVRFSTPAAVAAAAAAADEARCRYCGGKLPQDRKIVFCPHCGQNLTVRNCSACGAELEIGWKFCVACGRSTGQEE, from the coding sequence ATGGACGCCATCGACCGCATGTTCACTGTGCTCGTCCAAGCAGTTCGCGACGCGCAGCCGCGCTACCTCGGCCAGCCGTTCGAGGTGGCGGAACTGTACCAGACGCTCCTGCCCTACCGCCATTTCCGGCGTGAACTGGCCCTGGACACCAACGAAGACTACGAGCTGACCCTGATGCAGCTCCTTTCCGGGGTTCGCGGGTATCTGATCGTCGACGATCGGATGCGCGACGCCCTGGAGCGGGAACTCAAGTCTCCCAATCCGGATCCCGGCGCGTTCCGGCAGTTCGCCGACGCGCAGGTGGCGCTGTCGCCGGTCGCGTTACAGCGGCAGGGCCACACGCCGGAGACGGGGCTGGAGCCGGCCCAGGGGGGCGGTTCCGGGGTCCGGTTCTCCACGCCGGCGGCAGTGGCGGCGGCGGCCGCCGCGGCAGATGAGGCACGGTGCAGGTACTGCGGCGGCAAGCTGCCGCAGGACCGCAAGATCGTATTCTGCCCGCATTGCGGGCAGAACCTCACGGTGAGGAACTGCAGCGCCTGCGGCGCGGAGTTGGAGATCGGGTGGAAGTTCTGCGTGGCATGCGGCCGGTCCACCGGCCAGGAGGAGTGA
- a CDS encoding phytoene/squalene synthase family protein, producing MPPATSRPAPDLRLDEASRFAREILPAVSRTFALSIRVLPGALGQAVTCAYLLCRIADTIEDEPRMPAAVKATLFDGFLSCFDDPAQADAFPSQTGSMTGDAAHLRLIRHTDLVFVMFRHLAPTTQDHVRTWVAEMATGMRKFVLLYPDGIRIQSLEEYREYCYYVAGTVGYMLTDLWHEHAPSIGQHQYEVLRKRSRSFAEALQTVNILKDVAQDAERENAIYIPEQLLTAHGGSHATLLAGGDPGPTQAAMASLIALAWEDLEHATDYLLLIPRRAASIRLFCALPLLFAYATLRDLTRTPAALLHRDVVKISRAEVKSLTLLSMVGVMSNGMLAWLVRRASQRPLRIVPGFASGQ from the coding sequence GTGCCTCCGGCCACCTCCCGCCCCGCCCCCGATCTCCGCCTCGATGAGGCGTCGCGTTTTGCACGAGAGATTCTGCCGGCCGTCTCGCGCACCTTCGCGCTCAGCATCCGGGTGCTCCCGGGGGCGCTCGGCCAGGCGGTCACCTGTGCCTACCTGCTCTGCCGCATTGCCGATACGATCGAGGACGAGCCGCGAATGCCGGCCGCGGTCAAGGCCACCCTGTTCGACGGCTTTCTCTCCTGCTTCGACGATCCGGCGCAGGCTGACGCCTTTCCCTCCCAGACCGGGTCGATGACCGGCGATGCCGCGCACCTGCGACTCATCCGCCACACCGACCTGGTGTTCGTGATGTTCCGCCATCTTGCGCCGACCACACAGGACCATGTGCGGACATGGGTCGCCGAAATGGCCACTGGCATGCGGAAATTCGTGCTCCTCTATCCGGACGGCATCCGCATCCAGAGTCTGGAGGAGTATCGCGAGTACTGCTACTACGTGGCCGGCACGGTTGGCTACATGCTCACCGACCTCTGGCACGAACACGCTCCGAGCATCGGCCAGCACCAGTACGAGGTGCTCCGCAAGCGCAGTCGCTCGTTTGCCGAGGCGCTGCAGACGGTGAACATCCTCAAGGACGTGGCACAGGACGCGGAGCGCGAGAACGCCATCTACATTCCGGAACAGCTCCTGACGGCGCACGGGGGCAGCCACGCCACGCTCCTGGCGGGCGGCGACCCGGGCCCCACGCAGGCCGCGATGGCCTCGCTGATCGCACTGGCGTGGGAGGACCTGGAGCACGCCACGGACTATCTATTGTTGATCCCGCGCCGCGCCGCGTCGATCCGCCTGTTCTGCGCGCTGCCGCTGCTATTCGCCTACGCCACGCTGCGCGACCTCACGCGCACCCCCGCCGCCCTTCTGCATCGCGACGTCGTGAAAATCTCACGGGCCGAAGTGAAGTCGCTCACGCTGCTCAGCATGGTCGGCGTCATGAGCAACGGGATGCTGGCCTGGCTGGTTCGCCGAGCCAGCCAGCGGCCGCTGCGTATCGTGCCGGGGTTCGCGTCCGGTCAGTAG
- a CDS encoding ArgE/DapE family deacylase encodes MRLERGDAVGLTRALVRTDSRNPSLVSGGPGEGEAARLLAGVLEAWGFRVEVQEVAPGRPNVIARVGTPGANALLFNGHLDVVGVEGMRHAPFDAEERDGRIYGRGAADMKAGVAAMCAAAALAADDLSHGELIVAAVVDEEFASHGTRALVDRGVRADAAIVAEPTGLAVMPAHRGFVWITLTFRGRAAHGSRWELGVDAIRHAGLVLAELDALDRGELTRHTHRLLGHASLHASLIAGGTGMSTYPDHCELKVERRTMPGETPAQVMAEVETACARVRARRPELRVEIAVTLAQNPSDVSTNAPIVRALTDALTQQAIPVRTEGMSAWTDCALLNEAGMPAICFGPGDIAVAHADEEYVDIEEIPRAAAVLERLARNWCGTGPESLWRS; translated from the coding sequence ATGCGACTGGAACGCGGAGACGCCGTAGGCCTGACCCGCGCGCTCGTTCGCACCGATTCCCGTAATCCGTCGCTCGTGTCCGGCGGCCCAGGCGAAGGCGAGGCGGCGCGACTGCTCGCCGGCGTACTCGAGGCATGGGGGTTTCGCGTGGAGGTCCAGGAGGTGGCCCCTGGCCGTCCGAACGTGATCGCGCGCGTGGGCACGCCGGGAGCCAATGCGCTGCTATTCAACGGCCACCTGGACGTGGTGGGCGTTGAAGGCATGCGTCACGCCCCGTTTGACGCCGAGGAGCGCGACGGCCGCATCTACGGCCGCGGCGCCGCGGACATGAAAGCGGGGGTGGCCGCCATGTGCGCCGCTGCCGCGCTCGCTGCCGATGACCTTTCCCACGGCGAGTTGATCGTCGCTGCGGTGGTCGACGAGGAATTCGCGAGCCACGGCACGCGGGCCCTTGTCGATCGCGGGGTGCGTGCCGATGCAGCCATCGTTGCCGAGCCGACGGGGCTCGCTGTCATGCCCGCGCACCGTGGATTCGTGTGGATCACGCTCACCTTTCGGGGCCGGGCCGCGCACGGCAGCCGGTGGGAACTGGGCGTGGACGCGATCCGCCATGCCGGTCTCGTGCTGGCCGAGTTGGATGCGCTCGACAGGGGTGAACTGACGCGGCACACCCACCGGCTGTTGGGGCACGCGTCGTTGCACGCCTCACTCATCGCGGGGGGCACGGGCATGTCGACATACCCGGACCATTGTGAACTGAAGGTCGAACGACGCACGATGCCGGGCGAGACGCCCGCCCAGGTGATGGCCGAGGTGGAGACGGCGTGCGCGCGGGTGCGGGCCCGTCGCCCCGAGCTGCGCGTGGAAATCGCGGTGACCCTGGCGCAGAACCCGAGCGACGTGAGTACAAACGCGCCGATCGTGCGTGCACTCACCGATGCGCTGACGCAGCAAGCCATTCCCGTGCGCACCGAAGGCATGAGCGCCTGGACCGATTGTGCGTTACTCAATGAAGCAGGAATGCCGGCGATCTGTTTCGGACCGGGCGACATCGCCGTTGCGCACGCCGACGAAGAATACGTGGACATTGAAGAGATCCCGAGAGCCGCGGCAGTACTGGAGCGGTTGGCTCGCAACTGGTGCGGCACCGGACCGGAGTCACTGTGGCGGAGTTGA
- a CDS encoding CoA transferase produces the protein MLTGLNVLDLSRVLAGPLCSMLLGDLGADVIKVERPGVGDETRGWGPPFDDRGRSAYFLSINRNKLSVAADLDEPRDVALLRGLIAGADVVIDNFRRGTLARCGLDPDALVADHPQLVWCTISGFGTASDRLGYDFVVQAESGWMAITGEPQGAPMKTGVALADVLAGKDAAVAILGALMARARTGRGRRVAVSLADSAGAALVNVAQNALVTGIDAGRWGNAHPNLVPYQLFQAADRGLVIAVGSDGQWAACARALGLDALADDPSLVTNAGRVGQRERVVSALQERLSERDAAHWLARLAAAGVPSGVVRTVLEVLAQTPSASPLMGMPSSVGGENRRMPPALDEHGAAIRRLGWGVFGT, from the coding sequence ATGCTCACTGGACTGAATGTACTAGATCTGTCGAGAGTGCTTGCTGGTCCACTCTGTTCGATGCTCCTCGGGGACCTCGGTGCCGATGTCATCAAGGTCGAACGCCCAGGAGTGGGGGATGAGACCCGGGGCTGGGGTCCGCCGTTTGATGATCGCGGCCGGAGCGCCTATTTCCTGAGCATCAACCGCAACAAGCTGAGTGTGGCCGCGGACCTCGACGAGCCGCGCGACGTGGCTCTGCTGCGCGGGCTCATTGCAGGAGCCGACGTGGTGATCGATAATTTTCGCCGCGGCACCCTGGCGCGGTGCGGGCTTGATCCCGACGCGCTCGTGGCCGACCACCCGCAGCTCGTCTGGTGCACGATCTCGGGGTTTGGCACAGCCAGCGATCGTCTGGGATACGACTTCGTGGTGCAGGCGGAGTCGGGATGGATGGCGATCACGGGTGAGCCTCAGGGTGCACCCATGAAGACGGGGGTGGCGCTTGCCGACGTGCTGGCGGGCAAGGACGCGGCCGTGGCGATCCTCGGGGCGCTCATGGCACGCGCGCGCACCGGCCGGGGACGCCGCGTCGCCGTTTCGCTCGCCGACAGCGCCGGAGCCGCCCTGGTGAATGTGGCGCAGAATGCGTTGGTCACGGGCATCGACGCGGGCCGGTGGGGCAACGCCCATCCCAATCTCGTCCCATACCAACTCTTTCAAGCCGCCGACCGCGGCCTGGTCATCGCGGTGGGGAGTGATGGACAGTGGGCGGCGTGTGCGCGCGCGCTGGGGCTCGACGCACTCGCCGACGATCCGTCGTTGGTCACCAACGCCGGCCGGGTGGGACAGCGCGAGCGGGTGGTCTCCGCCCTGCAGGAGCGGCTCTCGGAACGGGATGCCGCGCACTGGCTCGCGCGGCTCGCCGCCGCGGGGGTGCCGAGCGGCGTGGTGCGCACGGTGCTCGAGGTCCTGGCCCAGACGCCCTCGGCGTCGCCCCTCATGGGCATGCCATCGAGTGTCGGGGGGGAAAACCGCCGGATGCCGCCCGCCCTGGACGAGCATGGAGCGGCGATCCGGCGACTCGGCTGGGGAGTGTTCGGGACCTAG
- a CDS encoding ribonuclease H → MTVTPVLPLVAIYADESCLGNGQDGDNPGAAAGVIEYRSPGAGGVMRRDFWRSEPATTNNRMALWSVIEAFRTIANKGGRFRVLFTSDSQYLIKGMSEWVPGWIARGWRRKAGPIENLALWKDAVECVRPHQVQWQWVRGHDGHVQNEYANDLAVHAAREQTASGGSVPSGFDRWLGAERAAGRLHAEPAGFPHPDRFRASRPLPLAAQATLLD, encoded by the coding sequence GTGACCGTCACGCCGGTGTTACCCCTCGTGGCTATTTACGCCGACGAGTCGTGCCTGGGCAACGGGCAGGACGGAGACAATCCCGGCGCCGCCGCCGGGGTGATCGAGTATCGCAGCCCCGGCGCGGGGGGAGTGATGCGGCGCGATTTCTGGCGCTCCGAACCGGCGACGACGAACAATCGCATGGCCCTGTGGAGCGTGATCGAGGCCTTCCGGACCATCGCCAACAAGGGCGGCCGCTTTCGCGTGCTCTTCACCAGCGATTCACAGTACCTGATCAAAGGCATGAGCGAATGGGTGCCGGGATGGATCGCGCGCGGCTGGCGGCGCAAAGCCGGCCCGATCGAGAACCTGGCGCTCTGGAAGGACGCGGTGGAGTGCGTGCGCCCGCACCAGGTGCAGTGGCAGTGGGTACGCGGCCACGACGGCCACGTGCAGAACGAATATGCCAACGATCTCGCGGTGCACGCCGCACGGGAGCAGACGGCCTCGGGCGGCTCCGTGCCGTCGGGGTTCGACCGCTGGCTGGGCGCGGAGCGTGCGGCCGGCCGGCTGCACGCCGAGCCGGCGGGGTTCCCCCATCCGGATAGATTTCGGGCTTCGCGGCCGCTGCCCTTGGCGGCCCAGGCAACGCTGCTCGACTAG
- the lpdA gene encoding dihydrolipoyl dehydrogenase: MTDLVPNRADVVVIGGGPGGYVAALRAAQLGLSTVCVEMDKTLGGTCVNVGCIPSKALLTSSEHFEFARNHAAEHGLLIGNVGLDLARMLQRKDAVVTQNTKGIEFLFRKNKVVWSKGRGNVKPGNILEVTSADGVVTTWEARNIIIATGSAAIELPFLKFDEERILSNVGALRIPEVPRHLIVIGGGVIGLELGSVWRRLGAKVTVVEFFPTILPGMDDDIVKEADGAFRKQGLELRTGTKVVSGRRDGTRVFVDVEKNGQTETLEGDYVLVAVGRRPVLTGIDAAALGLAVGKRGELVVDDCMRTNIPNVYAVGDCVGGKLLAHKAEEEGSVAAEVIAGRPVHMHYKSIPSVVYTWPEIASVGLTEREVKESKREYRTGKFPYSANGRARSMGETSGFVKFLADARTDELVGCHIIGPNASELIGEVVLAFEYRATSEDIGITVHAHPTLSEATKEAALATLGRALHI, encoded by the coding sequence ATGACAGACTTGGTCCCGAATCGAGCCGATGTCGTCGTCATTGGCGGTGGTCCCGGTGGCTACGTCGCCGCGCTCCGGGCCGCCCAACTTGGTCTCTCCACCGTCTGTGTCGAGATGGACAAGACACTCGGCGGCACCTGCGTAAATGTCGGCTGCATTCCTTCGAAAGCGTTGCTCACGTCGAGCGAGCACTTCGAGTTTGCCCGGAACCACGCCGCCGAGCACGGCCTGCTGATCGGAAACGTCGGCCTCGATCTGGCCCGGATGCTCCAGCGCAAGGACGCCGTCGTCACACAAAATACTAAAGGAATCGAATTCCTGTTTCGCAAGAACAAGGTCGTCTGGTCCAAAGGACGCGGCAACGTCAAGCCGGGCAACATCTTGGAAGTCACTTCGGCCGACGGCGTGGTTACCACCTGGGAGGCCCGGAACATCATCATCGCCACTGGCTCGGCGGCGATCGAGCTGCCATTCCTGAAGTTCGACGAAGAGCGGATTCTGTCCAACGTGGGTGCGCTCAGGATTCCCGAGGTCCCGCGTCACCTGATCGTCATCGGCGGTGGAGTGATCGGCCTTGAGCTGGGGTCCGTGTGGCGCCGCCTCGGGGCCAAGGTCACGGTTGTCGAGTTCTTCCCGACCATCCTGCCCGGAATGGACGACGACATCGTCAAAGAAGCCGACGGCGCCTTCCGCAAGCAGGGATTAGAGTTGCGCACCGGAACCAAGGTCGTATCCGGTCGTCGCGATGGCACTCGGGTCTTCGTCGACGTCGAGAAGAACGGCCAAACCGAGACCCTTGAAGGCGATTACGTGCTCGTGGCCGTAGGCCGGCGTCCCGTGCTCACGGGGATCGACGCCGCCGCGCTCGGACTCGCCGTGGGCAAGCGCGGCGAACTCGTGGTGGACGACTGCATGCGTACCAACATTCCCAACGTGTACGCCGTTGGCGACTGTGTCGGCGGCAAACTCCTCGCCCACAAGGCCGAGGAGGAGGGGAGCGTGGCTGCCGAGGTCATTGCCGGCCGACCCGTGCACATGCACTACAAGTCCATTCCGTCGGTGGTCTATACTTGGCCGGAGATCGCGTCCGTGGGCCTGACGGAACGGGAAGTGAAGGAATCGAAGCGTGAGTATCGCACGGGCAAGTTTCCGTACTCGGCCAACGGCCGCGCCCGGTCGATGGGTGAGACATCGGGGTTCGTGAAGTTTCTTGCCGACGCGCGCACCGACGAGTTGGTGGGCTGCCACATCATCGGACCCAATGCCTCGGAGTTGATCGGGGAGGTGGTGCTTGCATTCGAATACCGCGCGACAAGCGAGGACATCGGGATCACGGTGCACGCGCACCCGACGCTCTCAGAAGCCACCAAGGAAGCGGCCCTGGCCACGCTCGGCCGCGCCCTGCACATCTGA
- a CDS encoding GDSL-type esterase/lipase family protein produces MTELPGRYLALGDSYTIGEGVAAAHRWPARLVALLREAGAAVEDPEIVARTGWTCEQLWAAIDAARPCGPYTLVSLLIGVNDQYGGATPAEYAPRFARLLARATEFAGGNARHVLVLSIPDWGMTPFANGRDRPAIAAAIDAFNDVIRTAVLAVGARFANVTDDSRRAGSELAMLAADGLHPAAPMYERWARLALPPAAEIVLG; encoded by the coding sequence ATGACCGAACTCCCGGGGCGGTACCTGGCGTTGGGCGACTCCTACACGATTGGCGAGGGCGTGGCGGCGGCCCACCGATGGCCGGCGCGGCTCGTCGCCCTGCTCCGGGAGGCCGGCGCCGCCGTCGAAGATCCGGAAATCGTGGCGCGCACGGGCTGGACCTGTGAGCAGCTGTGGGCGGCAATCGATGCCGCGCGTCCCTGCGGTCCGTACACGCTCGTTTCGCTGCTCATCGGGGTGAACGATCAGTACGGCGGCGCGACGCCTGCGGAGTACGCGCCGCGCTTCGCGCGACTGCTCGCGCGAGCTACGGAATTCGCCGGTGGCAACGCGCGGCACGTGCTGGTGTTGTCGATCCCCGACTGGGGAATGACGCCGTTTGCCAACGGGCGCGACCGACCGGCGATCGCAGCAGCGATCGACGCGTTCAACGACGTGATCCGTACCGCGGTGCTCGCCGTGGGCGCCCGCTTCGCGAACGTCACCGACGACTCACGCCGGGCGGGCTCCGAGTTGGCGATGTTGGCGGCCGATGGCCTCCATCCTGCAGCTCCGATGTACGAGCGGTGGGCGCGGCTAGCCCTGCCCCCGGCGGCGGAAATCGTCCTCGGCTAG